agaggaggaaagggaggagaagaagagagagtggggaaagaaagagaatagaaaaagagaatggagagagagagaagagagaaaagaaaataagagagagagaggaaagaagagaatgagaaagagagaggtaaggGAGATGAGCGGAGAGAGCGAGGAGGGAAAGggggaggagaaaagagagagtggaaaaagaaagaggagagaatgagaagaaagtgagagaagagaaaaagagaggaaagagagaagaaagaatggagagagacagaggtaagaaagagagaagagagggaggaaagggatgagaaaaagggagagaagagaggaaagaaagtgtggggagagagagagttttgcTATAATCATAACCTCACAACCAATTTCTCATTccccttttagcattcaaactggccaaatccagcccaaatattcaaccaGTTTTATATTGGAACTGGCCAGAttcagtctctcacacctaccctacaatgtcattctaaaaaataaacaatcacatcttcaaaataCTAAAGCTACAAGATACTACGCGATTAATTTgattacatttgataaattaatctgaAAGCCAAAGagttaattatttttcaaaaatgtttcctTACCTGCCAGGGCTACAATGTAACTGCTTTTCCCACAACCTGGGGGTCCGTGAAGCAAGTAACCCCTGCGATAGGGGATACCTCTGTCTGTATACCACTTGACGCTGGAAATGAATTCGTTGATGTCTTTAAATATTCCTTCTGAAATGCCATGATCAAGAATGACAGAGTGCAAGGGACGTTTGCGCTTTGGGTACCCCAGCTGTCGCCATTCGGCACCCATCGGTGTGTACATGACCGTTCTGCCCTCCTGCTCTTTGAGTGCAATTGCTCGCGCCTCATCGAGAATGTCAATAAACAATTGCTTGTTTTGCCCGACGGCCGTCAACGAGACGGTCTCGAAGGGTACCCCCGTCGTGATGTCCCCCATCGTTTTCTCGCGGTTTCGCTCCACTTTGAACCAGTTGCCTTTATGCCTGAAAAAGTGGTCACCGGGGCTCGGCACAAAGTCAAAGTACGTGAAGACACGGCCCGTGTCTGACTGATGGTACTTGGTGTGAACGCTAAGATGCTGCGTGCGCTTGTACGCTCGGTTGGAGATCCAGTGCAACAGCCAGCGGTAGCTCTTGTCTGAGCTCGGAACCTCCAAGCTGATCAGGTAGTTTCTTCGCAGCAGGATCAAACCATACTGACTTAATTTCCGCAGTGCTGCCATTCCGGTTCCGACACCTACCAGCCCAAATCCGGCACCAAAATAAGGATTTGTGGTCAGGGATCCCAGAAGGTCCACAACCGTCATACTGCGTCAAAGATAAGTAAtctggaataaaaaagaaaaagaatcaaaaTATAATAAACCTAATTCATTAAGATTattcatgagtggctgtgtggtaagtagcttgcttaccaaccacacggttctgggttcagtcccactgtgtggcatcttgggcaagtttcttctactatagcctcgggctgaccaaagccttgtgagtggatttggtagatggaaaaggaaagaagcccgtcgtatatatgtgtgtgtgtgtgtatatatatatatatatatatatatatatatatatatataaagttaatccaaacaagaaaacacaacaacgcaaggacgtggaacaaatattggacgctcaggaaagaaggagggtttaacgtttcgagcggagctcctcgtcggaaacataggggaaggaaagatccagagaagggaagacagaggaaaaaaatcgccaacggtacacacgcggtcacatgtgtatatatacacatacatatatacgacgggcttctttccttttccatctactaaatccactcacaaggcttatatatgtatgcatgtatgtatgtgtgtgtgtgtatttgtgagtctgtgtttgtcccctcaacatcgcttgacaaccgatgctggtgtgtttacgtccccgtcacttagcggttcggcaaaagagaccgatagaataagtactaggctcacaaagaataagtcctggggtcgatttgctcgactaaaggcggtgcaccagcatggccgcagtcaaatgcctgaaacaagtaaaagagtataacaaaGAGTATTACACGCTCTCCATGTAGAAATTAGATCAAATTAACGAAGAGGTCCTGGTCGAAAGTACACCTTATAGGTACTTTTTAAGAAGAGttgtcccggtgcgcgcactcgcgtactcacgcatacgcgctagctagtcgtgactagtcgatccttactttgtgtttttgtgtttaatttactttgtttaaaaaaaattatttattttgtgtttgatttactttgctaggtagtcgttgtaggatcgactagtcacgactagctagcgcggttgctggagtacgcgagtgcgcgcaccgggaccactcttcttaaatagtacccaccTTATAATCGGTTGTAACTTTGGTGGAGTTTTGCAAAAGCTGTGAGTGGAAGTCCTGCCTGTTCTTCCTTCGCAACGGCGTTCTTTTATCCTTGGAATTGTTTCAGGCATTGAACTGCGACCATCGTTCTCGAAGACTTGGGTCGGACAATTCTACAGCAGTACGAGctgttttaaagtctggtacgtaaagttacgaggaggtaaacaaaccatcacctgtCTGTTGCCAAGCGGTGTGCAGACGGACGAAAACAAAGGCGTATACACAGATGCacctaaagaaagaaatatatttctttactacccacaaggggctaaacacaaaggggacaaacaaggacagacatgggtattaagtcgattacatcgaccccagtgcgtaactggtacttatttaatcgaccttggcggaatttgaacccagaacgtaacggcagacgaaatatggctacgcatttcgcccggtgtgctaacgtttctgccagctcgccgcttaaagaaagaaatagatagacagacagacagacaaatagtcaGGGAGACGACAGACCAACATGTGGCATTGTCGGCCCGGTACCCAAGGTGACGAGCAGCGGTATTGaacacaggcggcgagctggcagaaacgttagcgcgccgggcgaaatgcttagtggtatttcgtctgcgttacgttgtgagttcaaattccgtcgaggtcgactttgccttccatcctttcggggtcgattaaataagtaccagttacgcactggggtcgatgtaatcgacttaatccctttgtctgtccttgtttgtcccctctgtgtgtagccccttgtgggtagtaaagaaataggtattgaacacggaaccacatggttgcgaagcgaacttccaAACCAGACAGCAATGGGAAGATATAAAAATGCTAAACCATCTTCATTTAGTCATGACAACTTACCCAGCCCCTTATTAATCCACAAAAGACCCTCCGTAATGAGAAATTATTCCCGTATTTTTTGTCCGGGACGAAGAAGtggctttaaagaaaaaattggctgttatttctagtatattGAATGACCACATAAAGGCAAGGGAATAACACGGTGAATATGATAGATACCTGTGGATAGCGAAGGTGTCCTACAGAGAGATCCTGGGGTTACAAACATATGATCGCGTTGGTGACCTCTGTGTTAAAAGACATGTAAGAAAGTGATAGCAACAATATTGGGAAACATATAAAAATGGATTGGCGAtgccgaaaggacgaaaagaaTAAGTTTATGCTCCAAAAAGtagattattatcataattaaggTTTTAATTTCTCAGCAACAATTAGTTAAATTATTTAAGTAGCTTCGTAGCTTCGTAGAAAATGAGACAATATATAACCACGTTTCGGTACTGGTCGAAAGGAAAATTGTAAAGATCTTATGAGTTGATATTCAATTTGTTTTTGaagtattaaagaaatataattatacaggctatacgtatatacgtacatacatatatacatacatgcatacatacatacacacatacatacatacatacatacatacacacacacatacatacatacatacatacatacatacatacatactacatacatacataccacatacatacatacatacatactacatacatacataccacatacatacatacatacatacatacatacatacatacatacatacatacacacacacatacatacatacatacatacatacatacatacatacatacatacatacatacatacatacatatccgtctatctatctatctatctatctatctatctatctatctatatatctatctatatatatatatatatatctgtctataatcGTAATCTTCTCcatctgaaagatatttgtagaaacttttatttaaaaacaaatactacAACTTTTCTGattaatttttactatttttaattccaccccataacaaaaaaaaaacattctttcgTCCATTTAAGAacttatcattattttttccccttccata
This portion of the Octopus sinensis unplaced genomic scaffold, ASM634580v1 Contig18470, whole genome shotgun sequence genome encodes:
- the LOC115231427 gene encoding mitochondrial chaperone BCS1, coding for MTVVDLLGSLTTNPYFGAGFGLVGVGTGMAALRKLSQYGLILLRRNYLISLEVPSSDKSYRWLLHWISNRAYKRTQHLSVHTKYHQSDTGRVFTYFDFVPSPGDHFFRHKGNWFKVERNREKTMGDITTGVPFETVSLTAVGQNKQLFIDILDEARAIALKEQEGRTVMYTPMGAEWRQLGYPKRKRPLHSVILDHGISEGIFKDINEFISSVKWYTDRGIPYRRGYLLHGPPGCGKSSYIVALAGELDYHICVMNLSERSLTDDRVSHLLTTAPEQSIILLEDIDAAFVSRDLSVENPAAYQGFGRLTLSGLLNALDGVASAEGRIVFMTTNYLNRLDSALIRPGRVDIKEKIDFASKHQIKTMFLRFYPEELESMAEQFADQLLAESQEISAAQLQGYFLMYKSDSKSALDNVQQLPKF